DNA sequence from the Labrus bergylta chromosome 13, fLabBer1.1, whole genome shotgun sequence genome:
TTCCCAGCGCAAGTTACCATGGTAACTCAGCGAGGATTCATATTAGCTACGGTGATGGGACCAAACTCCCATTTAAAAGAGCCAGACTTCCTGCTTTTACCTGTGCTGTGTATACCTGTGATGTGTTTACCTGTCCTGTGCTGTGTTTACCTGtcctgtgtttacctgtcctGTGCTGTGTTTACCTGTCCTGTGCTGTGTTTACCTGTCCTGTGCTGTGTATACCTGTGCTGTGTTTACCTGTCCTGTGCTGTGTTTACCTGtcctgtgtttacctgtcctGTGCTGTGTTTACCTGTCCTGTGCTGTGTTTACCTGTCCTGTGCTGTGTTTACCTGTCCTGTGCTGTGTTTACCTGTCCTGTGTTTATCTGTCCTGTGCTGTGTAtacctgtgctgtgtgtgtttacctgtgctGTGTTTACCTGTCCTGTGTTTATCTGCCCTGtgctgtgtttacctgtgtgtgtttacatgggctgtgtttacctgtgctcaacagcaggtgtcactgtttgaGATGACAAAATGAGCGTCTCTCAccagacattttaaatacatgacaaacacattttttatcatAAACTCTCTGAAGCTCAGGCCCTGTTGGGGGgtgtccctccctctgtgttctctcctgcaggaccctggccccctccccccctcccccatacTGGGACAGAAGCCGCTGCAGTTACTGGAGATCAAAGCCAGGGGGCGCTTCGGCTGCGTCTGGAAGGCTCAGCTGCTCACTGAATATGTTGCCGTAAAAATCTTTTCCATCCAGGTTTGTCTGAGCTGCCCTGAACGCACCACAGCCCTCACACATCAGCTGTCATGACCTCAATGTTTCTAATGACCATACACAGGTGAGACTATTCACAGGTGAGATTATTCACAGGTGAGACGATTCACAGGTGAGACTATGTACAGTTGAGACAATTCAAAGGTCAGACTATTCACAGGTGATCCTAAGGGTTAGAATTTTCACAGGTGAGATTATGTACAGGTGATGAGACGCATGCACACTACGCTAGCTGGGAAGATCAAACCACAATTTTGAAGCACTTTTCTAAAgcctgagacaaatttacatttcctgaaacaaaatgacaaaactttaacattttagaaaacaaatgcCAAACACTAACAAGGGCTGAGACACAACTTTTACCAGTCCCCAAAGAATAGTAGAAACCAcataacacatttcttttgtaaatgtatttcagttttGGATAAATAGTTTTTCATCTCATCTGGtctatttgttttctaaaatattaatgtgtgtatgtatgtgtgtgtgtgtgtgtgtgtgtgtgtgttcaggataAGCAGTCGTGGCAGAACGAGTATGACATGCTTAATGTGAACGGGATGCGACACGAGAACCTGCTGCAGTTTATCGGAGCCGAGAAGCGAGGAAATCACCTGGACATGGAGCTGTGGCTCGTCACCGCCTACCATGAGAAGGTAgggccccctgctggacatcaAAGGAACTgacaataatatataaatatatgtttaaatCCCCACAAACTCAAAGAGTTATAAAGGATGCTGCAATTATTGAACAGTTTGATAATACTGAAATAATTGcattattcaaacaaaaaaatatataattatatcaCTGTGCGCGTGTGTTCAGGGCTCTCTCACAGACTACCTGAAGGCCAACGTGCTCTCCTGGTCTGAGCTTTGTCTCATCGCTCAGTCGATGTCTCGAGGTCTCGCATACCTGCACGAAGACATACCTGGACACAAGGACGGACACAAACCTGCCATTGCACACAGgtacagacacgcacacacacacacaggtgtactTGTTCGGATCCTCTGTGTCTGAAgggaagtatttttttttttttccagggacTTTAAGAGTAAGAACGTTCTACTGAAGTCTGATCTGACCGCCTGCATCGCAGACTTCGGCCTCGCTCTCTGCTTTGAGGCGGGGAAATCTGCAGGAGACACACACGGACAGGTGAGTCAGCCTGAGAGAGCACACCTGGACAAGCTCCAGGTGATGATGGAACAGTTCATGATCAGAACTCCCCCTGGTTGCTGGTGGATGAAGTGCAGCTCTGACTTGATCATTCATTCCACTCCTGGTAGTTTCCAACCTGAGTCTCTAGGTCCCTTACAGGGCGCACAGAGGACCTcaaagaggacagaggacagtcTTTTCAGGGTGAACTGTAAACCACTCGATCTGAGACTGAAACtttacattacacacacacacagaaactccaCACTACAGACTTTGTTCTTTCAGAGGTCCAGAGGTGTAAAACAGCTGTTTCCCTGTTTTCTCTGTCGGTGTGTCCTTTCACACCATGAACATCACCTGCTTACACACTTTTGTGATAATAAACCTGAGCTCGCTGAGGCAGAGACACACCTGTCCATACTCTGACAACAcctgtgtgtccttgtgtgtgtcaggtggGGACCAGGAGGTACATGGCCCCTGAGGTTCTGGAGGGGGCCATCAACTTCCAGAGGGACTCCTTCCTAAGGATCGACATGTACGCTCTGGGCCTCGTGCTGTGGGAGCTCGCCTCCCGCTGCAAGGCTGCTGACGGTGAGTTACTCACAAGCCCCTCCCTCTCATAAAGCCCCCTCACACCACAGACCCCTCCCTCACTTTAGGTGTCCATGGAGTTGAATGAAGCTCTCGATTAAATCTGAGACCCGTCTTGGGGCCTCATTTAAGCGCAGCTCTTTGCGTGGGAATGTTCTTATGCACTCATTATGCACAGAGTGGAATTTAACACCTTGCACTTTCATCTAGGAATGCGAGTAAATATAAGCCCAGCTCCGACCACGCTTACAGCTCCGACCATGCGTGCAGATCTGACCACGATTACAGCTCTGACCACGCTTACAGCTTACAGCTTACAGATCTGACAACGCTTAAATCGCCGACCACGCTTTCATGTTCGGGTGCTTTTGTCTGGTTTGAAACAGAAGCGTTGTCTAACTGGTCTCAAaaccttaaaggtcccatattatgccttttctggttttatatgccctttagtgtgttttccaagtctcctgtgcatgtttaggcacatctatgtgcaaagattcaaagtccgcggaaacgcggcttctcctacctcctcctgttagctgtagcattagccgcatgtaacgctcggttccagcccccctcgataaaaatttgtcagtccgacgtcattgtcagtgatCACGTCATTGTCAGTGATCACTGATCATTGTCAGTGATCACTGATCATTGTCAgtgatcactgatctaagcccattggctcgttgtggcaagcccagcagctcatgttgcacgcccgttaacttctgtagcacgcccacgatatgccgtagcctgcggtagcacagtagtgttaaggtgctaatgtttatgctcccctcggacggagccagtggctgcattcccaatatggtaaaagaggcgggacatttccgagaaccatgctgagcaactgaccaataacaacagagcggatctgcagaccaatcagagcagacttggcccacgtggggtctaacagtgggggctcagcagagcgtagctgacggactcagagcggagagggagcaaggaggagcagttcatgaaaacagatacttttttcggactttagctattgtgaacgtacaaaagtaggtacatagattaaatatacgaaccccaaaaagggcataatatgggctctttaaagattagagaggctgctttcagtaaatacatgttaaacATTCATGCGCACAGGTatatcactgcagaaaatactgagacaaattaaaacagaaaaactaaaaacagtttctttaaaaggacagaaaaacctccagagatactaaatacaacttttagcctctgaaatatgaaatatttaagaatacagaacatcaacattatCATAACtaatcggtatgtccggagatttaaatcatcaataataagctgatgtgccacatgcgtagTCACGTACAGCAGACGCTCTCAGGACAGACTACATGGGACATAATAACGAATAAAGAAATCTGGGGgctgtaagacggagtcaggaccttcttatatgtaagtgttaaattcttatgtttgaaAAGTATTCCATTCAGGTGAGAAATACACATTACACAGCGTCTGGTCAAACACCTTGGTCAAAccaggacgtttcaggtttctcttcttttttaaagtctccTTAATGGCAAGCACGGAGCCCGTTAGTGCAGCTGAagttatccgacacagatgcaggcTCGCCTGTACCACTTGGGCCTGATATCGAGGCTGAACCAATGAAAGAAGCCATATCTCCATGCCGTCaactctgggggcgaggacAGCTGAACTGTGAATATAAAGGGccgtggtatttaaatgatgATCGTTTCTAGCCGCCACACTCACCATCCGGTCATGAGAACGCTGTGATCAGCCAGAGACACATGTTTCATAGGTCCCATGTGGATCCTGTCGTACGAtggtttctacaccagattgatgCGTGAGGGCCGTTGTCTTTATTCCGGCGAGGTAAATATATTCTGgtggtttttaaagaggtgtgttgTTACCATATATGGTTAATTGGGTTTTCAGAATGCAAATGTCTCCAACATGCTCGAGCCTGCTGCTTAAGAACATGTGGGATTCATCAACACTGATTACCTCCCGACGTGCGTACGATCGCCGTCCGCATGTTtgataaatacagattttttttgtacttcagCACATTCTAAATTTAAACCGCAAGAATGTAGAACACTTTCTACgcactgttgataaatgaggCCCCTGGACTCTGAGTTCTGACCTCCCTACAAATCCGTCTTTTTGTCAGAATTTAAATATACAAAGGTCATATTTTTGTCTCACACAGTTCtcaaaccccctccccccccacagGTCCTGTGGACGAGTACATGCTGCCGTTTGAGGAAGAGGTGGGTCAGCATCCGTCTCTGGAGGACATGCAGGAAGTGGTCGTCCATAAGAAGCTGAGGCCCACACTGAGAGAG
Encoded proteins:
- the acvr2aa gene encoding activin receptor type-2A translates to MGSAVRAAFSLLLLSFCSGAILGRSDTQECVHYNYSPSSSSSLSSSSGLESRGNLSKVVTCSGEKDKRLHCFATWKNVSGVIQVVKQGCWLDDVNCYDRDECVERKDSPDVFFCCCEGSLCNNKFFYGPDSNLPQIQTTNKPVQPKTPVLTALMYSLLPIMALIAIILFSFWMYRHHKLAYPPVLVPTQHAFHIMVEDPGPLPPSPILGQKPLQLLEIKARGRFGCVWKAQLLTEYVAVKIFSIQDKQSWQNEYDMLNVNGMRHENLLQFIGAEKRGNHLDMELWLVTAYHEKGSLTDYLKANVLSWSELCLIAQSMSRGLAYLHEDIPGHKDGHKPAIAHRDFKSKNVLLKSDLTACIADFGLALCFEAGKSAGDTHGQVGTRRYMAPEVLEGAINFQRDSFLRIDMYALGLVLWELASRCKAADGPVDEYMLPFEEEVGQHPSLEDMQEVVVHKKLRPTLRECWQKHSGLVVLCETIEECWDHEAEARLSAGCVEERIVQMQRQSSITAPEEIVTVVTMVTNVDYPPKESSL